One region of Sylvia atricapilla isolate bSylAtr1 chromosome Z, bSylAtr1.pri, whole genome shotgun sequence genomic DNA includes:
- the LOC136374644 gene encoding uncharacterized protein isoform X2 encodes MELFRLSLGCICLLPWLEAEGQGFLIRNTRLEKCIRASQETNSIGLASCKERSQQQQWGWDPEVGTIVSLHTKRCLSAHRMREYALVKLEPCGDWERQAWSCSKKGHLTLQSLGFHLSTKERGHKVIVLREKDKFSRWKTLADEIICAAARTAARRPSKPTQQALDTRVWIYETKTIDSSKIDAVDKASSVSLTDTPLANKFNSTVSPAKTKPARLPANEDPSHSHSKKHGNRGKNTGARLAGTNWKTAMLVLSPLAFILGLIILTLNVHYNKKKKILSALKSSPANSSRVDLREPTPLQRRPQPYLPPSRSPSLRHGEILIEWKDGTVTPLFDNINYQVD; translated from the exons ATGGAGCTTTTCAGGCTGAGCCTGGGCTGCATTTGTCTCCTTCCTTGGCTTGAGG CAGAGGGACAAGGCTTCCTCATAAGGAACACCCGGCTGGAAAAGTGCATCCGTGCCTCCCAGGAGACCAACAGCATCGGCCTGGCCAGCTGCAAGGAGCGctcgcagcagcagcagtggggctgggacCCCGAGGTGGGCACCATTGTCAGCCTGCACACGAAGCGCTGCCTGTCGGCGCACAGGATGCGCGAGTACGCTCTGGTCAAGCTGGAGCCCTGTGGAGACTGGGAACGGCAGGCATGGTCCTGCAGCAAGAAGGGGCACTTGACTCTGCAGAGCTTGGGCTTCCACCTCAGCACCAAGGAGAGAGGCCACAAGGTCATTGTCTTGAGGGAGAAGGACAAGTTCAGCAGGTGGAAGACGCTGGCAGATGAAAtcatctgtgctgcagcccGGACAGCAGCTCGGAGGCCCAGCAAACCAACACAACAAGCTCTAGACACACGTGTGTGGATCTATGAAA ctAAAACTATTGATTCATCAAAGATTGATGCTGTGGACAAAGCGTCTTCTGTGAGCTTGACTGACACCCCTCTGGCTAACAAATTCAACAGCACAGTGTCTCCGGCAAAGACCAAACCAGCACGGCTCCCGGCAAATGAGG ATCCATCCCACAGCCACTCCAAGAAGCATGGAAATCGGGGGAAAAACACTGGGGCCAGGCTTGCAG GCACAAACTGGAAGACAGCGATGCTGGTCCTCAGCCCCTTGGCATTCATACTAGGATTAATAATACTGACACTCAATGTTCACTACAACAA gaaaaagaaaatcctctctgctctgaagagctctccagcaaacagcagcagagttGATTTACGGGAGCCGACCCCCTTACAAAGACGCCCCCAGCCATACCTTCCACCATCCCGCTCCCCTTCCCTCAGGCATGGAGAGATCCTCATCGAGTGGAAAGACGGGACTGTCACTCCTCTTTTTGATAACATCAATTACCAAGTGGACTAG
- the LOC136374644 gene encoding uncharacterized protein isoform X1, translating to MELFRLSLGCICLLPWLEVAEGQGFLIRNTRLEKCIRASQETNSIGLASCKERSQQQQWGWDPEVGTIVSLHTKRCLSAHRMREYALVKLEPCGDWERQAWSCSKKGHLTLQSLGFHLSTKERGHKVIVLREKDKFSRWKTLADEIICAAARTAARRPSKPTQQALDTRVWIYETKTIDSSKIDAVDKASSVSLTDTPLANKFNSTVSPAKTKPARLPANEDPSHSHSKKHGNRGKNTGARLAGTNWKTAMLVLSPLAFILGLIILTLNVHYNKKKKILSALKSSPANSSRVDLREPTPLQRRPQPYLPPSRSPSLRHGEILIEWKDGTVTPLFDNINYQVD from the exons ATGGAGCTTTTCAGGCTGAGCCTGGGCTGCATTTGTCTCCTTCCTTGGCTTGAGG TAGCAGAGGGACAAGGCTTCCTCATAAGGAACACCCGGCTGGAAAAGTGCATCCGTGCCTCCCAGGAGACCAACAGCATCGGCCTGGCCAGCTGCAAGGAGCGctcgcagcagcagcagtggggctgggacCCCGAGGTGGGCACCATTGTCAGCCTGCACACGAAGCGCTGCCTGTCGGCGCACAGGATGCGCGAGTACGCTCTGGTCAAGCTGGAGCCCTGTGGAGACTGGGAACGGCAGGCATGGTCCTGCAGCAAGAAGGGGCACTTGACTCTGCAGAGCTTGGGCTTCCACCTCAGCACCAAGGAGAGAGGCCACAAGGTCATTGTCTTGAGGGAGAAGGACAAGTTCAGCAGGTGGAAGACGCTGGCAGATGAAAtcatctgtgctgcagcccGGACAGCAGCTCGGAGGCCCAGCAAACCAACACAACAAGCTCTAGACACACGTGTGTGGATCTATGAAA ctAAAACTATTGATTCATCAAAGATTGATGCTGTGGACAAAGCGTCTTCTGTGAGCTTGACTGACACCCCTCTGGCTAACAAATTCAACAGCACAGTGTCTCCGGCAAAGACCAAACCAGCACGGCTCCCGGCAAATGAGG ATCCATCCCACAGCCACTCCAAGAAGCATGGAAATCGGGGGAAAAACACTGGGGCCAGGCTTGCAG GCACAAACTGGAAGACAGCGATGCTGGTCCTCAGCCCCTTGGCATTCATACTAGGATTAATAATACTGACACTCAATGTTCACTACAACAA gaaaaagaaaatcctctctgctctgaagagctctccagcaaacagcagcagagttGATTTACGGGAGCCGACCCCCTTACAAAGACGCCCCCAGCCATACCTTCCACCATCCCGCTCCCCTTCCCTCAGGCATGGAGAGATCCTCATCGAGTGGAAAGACGGGACTGTCACTCCTCTTTTTGATAACATCAATTACCAAGTGGACTAG